The following is a genomic window from Veillonellales bacterium.
ATCCGCCGGAACGGGCATGCATCAGCACCTGCCGGTCACTCCATTGGATAAGATCATCGGAATAAGAAAGCCAAATATGCGAACCCGGTATATAATTAGCAACAACAGGTCGATGAATTAACACCCATTTACCATTGATACGATGCGGAAACAACGCAGCATCTTTGTCATCCTGTGATGTGATAGGTCCCAGCCGGTCAAATTTTTGAAAATCATCAGTTAACGCTATGGCTACAAGCGGTCCCCCCTGAGAATAGGCGGTATAGGTAACAGCCCATTTACCCAATTCTTCCAGCCGGGAAATCCGGGGATCTTCAATTCCCCACCATTCTTCGGGATGATTATCAATATCTTGTTCCAGCGTCGGCGCACCGTCGATCCGCCAATGATCAACCCCATTATCGCTAACCGCTTTGGTAAGATGAGAAAATCCCCGGCGATCCTCCACCCTTGCCAGCAGAAGAACTTTCCCCTGAAACAGCGTTGCAGCCGGATTAAATACGGTATGCGCCGGATAAGGCCAATTTTTCGCTGTTAAAATCGGATTATCGGGATGTCTGACAAAAAGCTCTTTATAGGTATTGTCATTGCTTTTCAATCTGGTCATAAATTTTTCTTTGGTCACAAAAAAACCCCCTCCGTGATATTCGCCTTTAGCGGCAAGTGTAATGATGCGTCAATTAAGTGTTAACGAGTCCTATCGCTCACACTTAATCTTTAGTATCCCAAGGTGGTTAAAACGCGATATATTGTTAGCACTCACCGTCATTGAGTGCTAACAGCTATTAGCTAAATTATACAACGAACCTTCCCTTTTGTAAAGTTTTCCCTTCCCCTTTCGGTATTTAGGTAAGAATAGAATGAAGCGGCTGCCGCTTGGAATACAGCCGGTACTGCCTAGGCGGCAAAAAAGTTAATGCCGTCTCATTCGCTATCTATAAATAATTCGCTTGAATATAATGTTACATAGGTGTAATATTATATTAATAAAATATATGAAAAGGATCACTTATGAAACTTGCTAATGTTGAATTTATGCTTTTGCAAATTATCTGTGAACACCAGGATGTTTCCGGTTATGAAATCAGCCAATTGGTAAAAAAACGTGACTACAGAGAATGGGCCGATATTGGGACTACATCAATTTATGTTGGTCTTAATAAATTAAGCAAAAAACAGCTTGTAACTTCTTATGCCGACACAAAAAAGCAAGGGAAAGGGCCAATACCCAGAAAATTCAAAATAACTGATAACGGTAAAAAAATATTAAAGCAGGAAGCAATATTGGCACTATCCTCTGCAAGAGAAAGAGAGTACAGATTCGATTTAGCCCTTACAGTCATTCCCCTTTTGCCTACAGAAGAAGTTATAACAGCACTTAGGAAAAGGAAAACCTTTCTTGCGGAAGTTACTGAAAACAGCATTAAGCGGTTTGAATCTTACAAAAAAAAAGAGCTCCTCTTTTACGACGAAAAGGGACTCCCTTTTTATATGAAAACATTATTTAGCCATCTCACGCTAATGATTAAATATGAAATTGATTTTATCGATATTTTAATAGAAAATTTATTAGAGAAAAATGATTTCACCGAGAACTGATATGAACGCAAACATTTTTTCTCCAATATGATAGGAGATAATTTTTTGATAAGACTGCTAATAAAATTTTCACTGGTCGGACTAGCCGGTGTTGGCATTAATATGGCGGTATATATATGTCTGACTGCCTTAAAGACTAATTATCTGATTGCGGCAGGATGTTCTTTCATCGTAGCCGTTACCAGTAATTTTGCCGGACATGTTCTTTGGACATTTAAAAATCAGGCTGCAGGTAAAAATATCCCTAAAAAATATTTGATTTTTTGCCTAATCAGCGCAATAACCTTAGGAATGAATCTCTTTTTCCTGCAATTTTTAGTAGAATACATTAAGCTGAATATAATTCTGGCTCAATTGATGTCCATTGGTGTGGTTAGCGGGTTAAACTTTATCTTAAACTATCT
Proteins encoded in this region:
- a CDS encoding PadR family transcriptional regulator gives rise to the protein MKLANVEFMLLQIICEHQDVSGYEISQLVKKRDYREWADIGTTSIYVGLNKLSKKQLVTSYADTKKQGKGPIPRKFKITDNGKKILKQEAILALSSAREREYRFDLALTVIPLLPTEEVITALRKRKTFLAEVTENSIKRFESYKKKELLFYDEKGLPFYMKTLFSHLTLMIKYEIDFIDILIENLLEKNDFTEN
- a CDS encoding GtrA family protein; translated protein: MIRLLIKFSLVGLAGVGINMAVYICLTALKTNYLIAAGCSFIVAVTSNFAGHVLWTFKNQAAGKNIPKKYLIFCLISAITLGMNLFFLQFLVEYIKLNIILAQLMSIGVVSGLNFILNYLITFGESHDKHKKGGSGILWS